One segment of Prionailurus bengalensis isolate Pbe53 chromosome E3, Fcat_Pben_1.1_paternal_pri, whole genome shotgun sequence DNA contains the following:
- the LOC122471433 gene encoding helicase SRCAP isoform X4 has protein sequence MQSSPSPAHPQLPVLQTQMVSDGMTGSNPVSPASSSSPASSGAGGISPQHIAQDSSLDGPPGPPDGATVPLEGLSLPQAADLANKGPKWEKSHAEIAEQAKHEAEIETRIAELRKEGFWSLKRLPKVPEPPRPKGHWDYLCEEMQWLSADFAQERRWKRGVARKVVRMVIRHHEEQRQKEERARREEQAKLRRIASTMAKDVRQFWSNVEKVVQFKQQSRLEEKRKKALDLHLDFIVGQTEKYSDLLSQSLNQPLASSKAGSSPCLGSSSAASSPPPPVSRLDDEDGDFQPQEEEEEDDEETIEVEEQQEGNDAETQRREIELLRREGELPLEELLRSLPPQLLGGPSSPSRTPSSRDSDTRDGPEEGGEEEEPSQVLKVKPSPSVTQRNKQPWHPDEDDEEFTANEDEAEDEEDTIAAEEQLEGEVDHAMELSELAREGELSMEELLQQYAGAYASDASAPGSGSSEEEDEDEVEANSSDCEPEGATEAEEVPQEDSSSQSESAEEQSEEEEDEHSEEEETSGSSESEESESEESEESRSQSQADEEEEEDDDFGVEYLLARDEEHSEADGGSGPPTPGPATTLGPKKEITDIAAAAESLQPKGYTLATTQVKTPIPLLLRGQLREYQHIGLDWLVTMYEKKLNGILADEMGLGKTIQTISLLAHLACEKGNWGPHLIIVPTSVMLNWEMELKRWCPSFKILTYYGAQKERKLKRQGWTKPNAFHVCITSYKLVLQDHQAFRRKNWRYLILDEAQNIKNFKSQRWQSLLNFNSQRRLLLTGTPLQNSLMELWSLMHFLMPHVFQSHREFKEWFSNPLTGMIEGSQEYNEGLVKRLHKVLRPFLLRRVKVDVEKQMPKKYEHVIRCRLSKRQRCLYDDFMAQTTTKETLATGHFMSVINILMQLRKVCNHPNLFDPRPVTSPFITPGICFSTASLVLRATDVHPLQRIDMGRFDLIGLEGRVSRYEADTFLPRHRLSRRVLLEVATAPDPPPRPKPVKMKVNRMLQPVPKQEGRTVVVVNSPRTPLGPVPVRPPPGPELSTQPPPGPAPPVLPAPLMVSASPVGPPLIPTSRPPGPVVLPPLQPNSAPLPQVLPSPLGVLSGTSRPPTPTLSLKPAPPAPVRLSPAPPPGSSSLLKPLTVPPGYTFPSAATTTSTATAAAPTTAVPTTTPAPQRLILSPDMQARLPSGEVVSIGQLASLAQRPVASAGGSKPLTFQIQGNKLTLTGAQVRQLAVGQPRPLQMPPTMVNNTGVVKIVVRQAPRDGLTPVPPLAPAPRPPSSGLPAVLTPRPTLTPGRLPTPTLGTARAPIPTSTLVRPLLKLVHSPSPEVSASAPGAAPLTISSPLPVQSPLPGPASPMPVPNSSPLASPVSSTVSIPVSSSLPISVSTTPPAPASAPLTIPISASLPVSASGPALLTNVTPTLAPVVSATPGPPSLAPAGASPSASALTLGLATTPSLSSSQATGHPLLLAPASSHVPGLNSAMAPACSPVLVPASALASPFPAAPNPAPAQASLLAPAPSASQALATSLAPMVAPQTAILAPSPAPSLAPLPVLAPSQTPVPVLASSSTPGTPLASASSLVPAPAPVLAPSSTQTMVPAPVPSPLPSPASTQTLALAPTLASTLGGSSPSQTLSLGMGNPQGPFPAQTLSLTPASSLVPTPAQTLSLAPGPPLAPSQTLSLAPPLTPVSPVGPAPAHTLTLAPVSSSASLLTPASVQTLTLSPAPVPVPTLGPAAAQTLALAPVSTQAPASQASSLVVSASGAAPLPVTMVSRLPVPKDEPETLTLRPGPPSPPSTATSFSGPRPRRQPPPPPRSPFYLDSLEEKRKRQRSERLERIFQLSEAHGALAPVYGTEVLDFCTLPQPVASPIGPRSPGPSHPTFWTYTEAARQAVLFPQQRLDQLSEIIERFIFVMPPVEAPPPSLHACHPPPWLAPRQAAFQEQLACELWPRARPLHRIVCNMRTQFPDLRLIQYDCGKLQTLAVLLRQLKAEGHRVLIFTQMTRMLDVLEQFLTYHGHLYLRLDGSTRVEQRQALMERFNADKRIFCFILSTRSGGVGVNLTGADTVVFYDSDWNPTMDAQAQDRCHRIGQTRDVHIYRLISERTVEENILKKANQKRMLGDMAIEGGNFTTAYFKQQTIRELFDMPLEEPPGSSVPSAPEEEEETVASKQTHILEQALCRAEDEEDIRAATQAKAEQVAELAEFNENDGFPPGDGEEAGRPGAEDEEMSRAEQEIAALVEQLTPIERYAMKFLEASLEEVSREELKQAEEQVEAARKDLDQAKEEVFRLPQEEEEGPGAGDEVSCGTGGGSHRRSKKAKAPERPGTRVSERLRGARAETQGANHTPVTSTHHTRSTSTPPRCSPARERVPRPAPRPRPTPASAPAVIPAPIPVPIPAPIPISAPNPITMLPVHILPSPPLPPSQIPPSCSSACTPPPACTPPPAHTPPPAQTSLSTPSSPLLLGLPSVPVSPPVTNLPLGLGPETELCAQALASTESPELADMASSETSPLTLVPPKDLLPVAVEILPMSEKNLSLASSAPSPTLEADSVPNGQEQEVPEPAEGTILTVLPDGEEVPSCLSESNGLELPPSAASDELLQEPLEADKSSEELVEAQTPTSSPEKPQELVPAEVTAPSTSSSATSSPESPSPARPPRRRTSADVEIRGQGAGRPGQPPGPKVLRKLPGRLVTVVEEKELVRRRRQQRGTASTLVPGVSETGTSPGSPSARSMSGPESSPPTGGPCEAAPPSTLPTPTQQPFIARRRIELGVTGGGSPENGEGALLAITPPAVKRRRGRPPKKNRSPADAGRGVDEVPSSTSKGKTNGADPVPGAETLIVAEPVLGPQPSPGSQPLGPQPIHRPEPIILSPVEKRRRGRPPKARDLPIPGTISSPGDGNLESRTQPLPLPPPLPPLPPLLACPTATVANTVTNLTISTSPPKRKRGRPPKNPPSPRPSQLPVLDRDSSSVLESCGLGRRRQPQGQGESEGSSSDEDGSRPLTRLARLRLEAEGMRGRKSEGSMVVAVIQDDLDLADSGPGGLDLTPPVVSLAPKLRSTRLRPGSLVPPLETEKVPRKRAGAPVGGGPGLAKRGRLQPPSPLGPEGSVEESEAEASGEEEEGDGTLRRRPGPRRLGGATNQGDQRILRSSAPSHLAGPTVSHRGRKAKT, from the exons ATGCAgagcagcccctcccctgctcaccctcagCTCCCAGTCCTGCAGACACAG aTGGTGTCGGACGGCATGACAGGCAGCAATCCTGTGTCCCCTGCCTCATCCAGTTCCCCAGCCTCTAGTGGGGCAGGTGGCATCTCTCCCCAGCATATAGCTCAAGATTCCTCTCTGGATGGACCTCCAGGGCCCCCAGATGGTGCCACAGTGCCCTTGGAGGGACTCAGCTTACCCCAGGCTGCTGACCTTGCTAACAAAGGCCCAAAGTGGGAGAAGAGCCATGCTGAGATTGCAGAGCAGGCCAAGCAT GAGGCTGAGATTGAGACTCGGATTGCTGAGCTGCGGAAGGAGGGTTTCTGGTCACTGAAGAGGCTGCCTAAAGTGCCCGAGCCTCCCCGCCCCAAAGGCCACTGGGACTATCTGTGTGAGGAGATGCAATGGCTCTCTGCTGACTTTGCTCAGGAGCGTCGTTGGAAACGGGGTGTGGCCCGTAAG GTTGTGCGCATGGTCATCCGGCACCACGAGGAGCAGCGGCAGAAAGAAGAGCGGGCTCGGAGGGAAGAGCAGGCCAAGCTACGCCGAATCGCCTCCACCATGGCCAAGGACGTCAGGCAGTTCTGGAGCAATGTGGAGAAG GTGGTGCAATTCAAGCAACAGTCCCGGTTGGAGGAAAAGCGTAAAAAAGCTCTGGACCTGCACCTGGACTTCATTGTGGGGCAAACTGAAAAGTACTCAGACCTTTTGTCTCAGAGCCTCAACCAGCCACTAGCATCCAGCAAAGCTGGCTCTTCCCCTTGCCTTGGCTCTTCCTCAGCTGCCTCTAGTCCTCCACCCCCGGTTTCCAGGCTGGATGATGAAG ATGGGGACTTCCAACcccaagaggaggaggaagaggatgatgAGGAGACGATTGAGGTTGAAGAACAACAGGAAGGCAATGATGCAGAGACCCAGAGGCGTGAGATTGAGCTGCTTCGACGTGAGGGAGAATTGCCATTGGAAGAGCTGCTCCGTTCCCTTCCCCCTCAGCTGCTAGGAGGGCCTTCCAGCCCCTCGAGAACCCCCTCATCTCGTGACAGTGACACTCGAGATGGGCCTGAAGAAGGTGGTGAAGAAGAAGAGCCCTCTCAAGTGTTAAAG GTGAAGCCCTCACCCTCTGTCACACAGCGCAACAAACAGCCCTGGCATCCAGATGAGGATGACGAAGAGTTTACTGCCAATGAGGATGAAG CGGAGGATGAAGAGGATACTATAGCAGCTGAGGAGCAGTTGGAAGGGGAGGTGGATCATGCCATGGAACTGAGCGAGTTGGCTCGAGAAG GTGAGCTGTCTATGGAGGAGCTGCTGCAGCAGTATGCAGGAGCCTATGCTTCTGATgcctctgccccaggctctgggagtagtgaagaggaagatgaagatGAGGTTGAGGCTAACAGCTCTGACTGTGAACCAGAGGGGGCTACAGAAGCTGAAGAGGTTCCTCAAGAGGATAGTAGCAGTCAATCAG AATCTGCTGAGGAGCAGAgcgaggaagaggaagatgagcattcagaagaggaagaaacaagcgGGAGTTCAGAATCAGAGGAATCTGAGTCTGAGGAATCTGAGGAGTCTCGATCACAGAGCCAAgcagatgaggaagaggaagaagatgatgaCTTCGGGGTGGAGTACTTGCTTGCCCGGGATGAAGAGCACAGCGAGGCAGATGGGGGCAGTGggcctcccaccccagggcctgccACTACTCTAGGCCCTAAGAAGGAAATTACTGACATCGCTGCAGCAGCTGAAAGTCTTCAGCCCAAGGGTTATACCTTGGCCACTACACAG GTGAAGACCCCCATTCCCTTGCTCCTGCGGGGCCAGCTCCGAGAGTACCAACACATTGGGCTGGACTGGCTGGTTACTATGTATGAGAAGAAGCTTAATGGTATTCTTGCTGATGAGATGGGGCTAGGCAAGACAATCCAGACCATCTCCCTACTTGCCCACTTGGCCTGTGAAAAAG GTAACTGGGGTCCCCATTTGATCATTGTCCCCACCAGTGTGATGCTGAACTGGGAGATGGAGCTAAAACGGTGGTGCCCCAGCTTTAAAATCCTCACTTATTATGGagcccagaaggagaggaagctCAAGCGGCAG GGCTGGACCAAGCCCAATGCCTTCCATGTGTGTATCACGTCTTACAAGCTGGTGCTGCAGGACCACCAGGCCTTCCGCCGCAAGAACTGGCGCTATCTCATTCTGGATGAGGCTCAGAACATCAAGAACTTCAAGTCGCAGCGTTGGCAGTCATTGCTCAACTTCAACAG CCAGAGACGCCTACTCCTCACAGGAACTCCCTTGCAGAACAGCCTCATGGAGCTGTGGTCTTTGATGCACTTTTTGATGCCCCATGTCTTCCAGTCTCATCGCGAGTTTAAAGAATGGTTCTCTAACCCCCTAACTGGCATGATTGAGGGCAGCCAAGAGTACAATGAAGGTCTAGTCAAACGTCTCCACAAG GTTTTGCGGCCTTTTTTGCTGCGCCGAGTTAAGGTGGATGTTGAGAAGCAGATGCCTAAAAAATATGAGCATGTTATCCGCTGCCGGCTCTCCAAGCGCCAACGATGTCTCTATGATGACTTCATGGCACAGACCAC aaCTAAGGAGACACTAGCCACAGGCCATTTCATGAGTGTCATCAACATTTTGATGCAGCTGCGAAAAGTCTGCAATCATCCAAACCTGTTTGACCCTCGACCTGTTACCTCCCCCTTCATCACCCCAGGAATCTGCTTCAGCACCGCCTCTCTGGTGCTAAGGGCCACTGATGTCCATCCCCTCCAG CGGATAGACATGGGTCGGTTTGATCTTATTGGCCTGGAGGGTCGTGTCTCTAGATATGAGGCTGACACATTTCTACCCCGGCACCGCCTCTCCCGCCGGGTACTGCTAGAGGTGGCTACTGCTcctgaccccccaccccggcccaaaCCAGTCAAGATGAAGGTCAACAG GATGCTGCAGCCAGTGCCCAAGCAAGAAGGCCGGACAGTGGTGGTGGTCAATAGCCCACGGACCCCCCTGGGCCCTGTCCCGGTCCGAccccctccaggccctgagctctccacccagcccccacctggcCCAGCCCCCCCAGTGCTGCCAGCACCACTGATGGTGTCAGCCTCGCCTGTTGGGCCCCCACTTATTCCGACATCGCGGCCTCCTGGCCCCGTTGTGTTGCCTCCACTGCAGCCAAACAGTGCGCCTCTGCCCCAGG TGTTGCCATCCCCCCTGGGGGTCCTGAGTGGGACCTCAAGGCCTCCTACACCAACCCTGTCCCTAAAGCCAGCCCCACCTGCTCCTGTTCGCCTAagccctgccccacctccaggCTCATCCAGCCTGTTGAAGCCTCTGACAGTGCCACCGGGCTACACTTTCCCTTCTGCCGCCACCACCACCTCTACCGCCACAGCCGCTGCTCCCACCACGGCAGTGCCGACGACTACTCCTGCGCCACAGCGCCTCATCCTGTCTCCTGATATGCAAGCTCGCCTGCCCT CAGGCGAAGTGGTCAGCATCGGGCAGTTGGCCTCACTGGCACAGCGTCCAGTGGCTAGTGCAGGGGGAAGCAAACCTCTCACCTTCCAGATCCAGGGCAACAAGCTGACTTTGACTGGTGCGCAGGTGCGCCAGCTTGCTGTGGGGCAGCCCCGCCCGCTGCAAA TGCCACCAACCATGGTGAATAATACAGGCGTGGTGAAGATTGTAGTGAGACAGGCCCCTCGGGATGGACTGACTCCTGTTCCTCCGTTGGCCCCAGCACCCCGGCCTCCAAGCTCTGGGCTTCCAGCTGTGTTGACTCCACGCCCCACGTTAACCCCTGGCCGGCTACCCACACCTACCCTGGGTACTGCCCGAGCCCCTATTCCCACGTCCACTCTGGTGAGGCCCCTTCTCAAGCTGGTCCACAGTCCTTCGCCTGAAGTCAGTG CTTCAGCACCCGGAGCTGCTCCCTTGAccatctcttctcctctccccgtGCAGTCCCCACTCCCTGGGCCAGCTTCTCCAATGCCGGTTCCCAATTCCTCTCCCCTTGCTAGTCCTGTGTCCTCTACGGTCTCCATCCCAGTGTCATCTTCacttcccatctctgtctctaCCACGCCTCCTGCCCCGGCCTCAGCTCCACTCACCATCCCCATTTCGGCCTCCTTGCCTGTTTCGGCCTCTGGCCCGGCTCTGTTGACCAATGTGACTCCAACACTGGCACCTGTTGTCTCAGCGACTCCTGGACCTCCCTCTTTGGCACCAGCTGGGGCTTCCCCATCAGCGTCAGCTTTGACTCTGGGTTTGGCCACAACTCCATCCCTGTCTTCATCTCAGGCAACTGGTCACCCTCTGTTGTTGGCTCCAGCCTCTTCACATGTTCCAGGGTTGAACTCAGCCATGGCCCCAGCATGTTCACCTGTATTGGTACCAGCTTCTGCTCTGGCCAGCCCTTTTCCGGCAGCACCAAATCCAGCTCCAGCTCAGGCTTCCCTTCTGGCTCCAGCACCTTCTGCATCTCAGGCTCTAGCCACCTCTCTGGCTCCCATGGTGGCTCCACAGACAGCAATCCTGGctccttctccagctccttctCTGGCTCCTCTTCCAGTCCTGGCCCCATCGCAGACTCCGGTTCCAGTTCTAGCTTCTTCATCTACTCCAGGAACTCCTTTAGCTTCAGCTTCTTCACTGGTGCCAGCCCCAGCTCCTGTGTTGGCTCCATCATCAACTCAGACTATGGTACCAGCCCCTGTTCCGTCACCTCTCCCAAGCCCGGCTTCTACACAGACACTGGCCTTAGCCCCAACTTTAGCATCCACCCTTGGGGGCTCATCTCCATCTCAGACCCTCTCTTTGGGAATGGGGAACCCTCAGGGGCCTTTTCCAGCTCAGACATTGTCATTGACTCCAGCGTCATCCCTAGTACCAACTCCAGCCCAGACACTGTCTTTGGCACCAGGACCACCACTGGCTCCATCTCAGACGCTGTCTCTGGCTCCCCCTTTGACGCCAGTTTCTCCAGTGGGCCCagccccagctcacactctgactttggctccggtatCATCATCTGCTTCACTCCTAACCCCAGCTTCAGTGCAAACATTGACCTTGAGCCCTGCCCCAGTTCCGGTGCCCACCTTGGGTCCAGCTGCAGCCCAGACTCTGGCGCTGGCCCCAGTCTCAACACAGGCCCCAGCTTCCCAGGCATCTTCCCTTGTGGTTTCGGCATCTGGCGCTGCTCCCTTGCCTGTCACCATGGTATCCCGGCTGCCTGTTCCCAAGGATGAGCCTGAGACACTGACGTTGCGCCCTGGtccccccagccctccttccaCTGCTACCTCGTTCAGTGGTCCCCGGCCTCGACGccaacccccaccaccacctcgtTCCCCTTTCTATCTG GACTCTCTGGAGGAAAAGCGGAAGCGGCAGCGGTCTGAACGCCTGGAACGGATTTTCCAACTTAGTGAGGCTCATGGGGCCCTGGCACCTGTGTATGGGACTGAAGTCCTGGATTTCTGTACCCTGCCCCAACCTGTTGCCAGCCCCATCGGCCCTCGTTCTCCTGGCCCCAGCCACCCCACCTTTTGGACTTATACCGAGGCTGCCCGCCAGGCTGTACTGTTTCCCCAGCAACGACTAGACCAGCTGTCAGAAATCATTGAGAG GTTCATCTTTGTCATGCCTCCTGTGGAGgcacctcccccttccctgcatgcCTGCCACCCACCTCCTTGGCTGGCCCCACGTCAGGCAGCCTTCCAGGAGCAGTTGGCCTGTGAGCTCTGGCCCCGGGCTCGCCCCTTGCACCGTATTGTGTGTAACATGCGCACCCAGTTCCCTGACTTGAGGCTCATCCAGTATGATTGTG GGAAGTTGCAAACATTGGCAGTGCTGTTGCGACAGCTCAAGGCAGAGGGCCACCGGGTGCTCATATTCACCCAGATGACTCGAATGCTGGATGTATTGGAACAGTTTCTTACCTACCACGGCCACCTCTACTTGCGTCTGGATGGGTCTACTAGAGTTGAACAGAGACAG gctTTGATGGAACGATTCAATGCAGACAAACGCATATTCTGCTTTATCCTTTCAACTCGGAGTGGGGGCGTGGGTGTAAACCTTACAGGAGCAGACACTGTTGTTTTTTATGACAGCGACTGGAATCCCACCATGGATGCTCAGGCCCAGGATCGCTGTCACCGGATTGGCCAGACCCGAGATGTCCACATCTACAG ACTCATCAGTGAACGGACAGTGGAGGAGAACATCCtaaaaaaggcaaatcaaaagaGAATGTTGGGAGACATGGCCATTGAGGGAGGCAACTTCACCACAGCCTATTTTAAACAG CAGACCATCCGAGAGCTGTTTGATATGCCCCTGGAAGAGCCACCTGGCTCATCTGTACCCTCTGCccctgaagaggaggaagagactgtGGCCAGCAAGCAGACCCATATCCTAGAGCAG GCACTGTGTCGGGCAGAGGATGAAGAGGATATCCGTGCGGCCACCCAGGCCAAAGCTGAACAGGTGGCTGAGCTTGCAGAATTCAATGAGAATGATGGATTTCCTCCTGGTGACGGAGAGGAGGCCGGCCGGCCTGGGGCTGAGGATGAAGAGATGTCCCGGGCTGAGCAGGAAATTGCTGCCCTTGTAGAACAG CTGACCCCCATTGAGCGTTATGCCATGAAATTCCTGGAAGCCTCACTGGAGGAGGTGAGCCGAGAGGAACTCAAGCAGGCAGAA GAGCAAGTGGAAGCTGCCCGCAAGGACCTGGACCAAGCCAAGGAGGAGGTGTTCCGCCTAccccaagaggaggaggaggggccaggggctggggatgaGGTTTCCTGTGGGACTGGTGGAGGCAGTCACCGGCGCAGTAAGAAGGCCAAGGCCCCTGAAAGGCCAGGGACTCGCGTCAGTGAACGTCTTCGTGGAGCCCGGGCTGAGACTCAAGGGGCAAACCACACTCCTGTCACATCCACCCATCATACCCGCAGCACTTCCACACCCCCACGCTGCAGCCCTGCCAGGGAGAGAGTTCCCCGGCCAGCACCTAGGCCTCGACCCACTCCAGCTTCAGCTCCTGCTGTAATTCCTGCCCCAATCCCTGTTCCAATCCCTGCCCCAATCCCCATTTCAGCCCCAAATCCAATAACCATGCTTCCTGTTCATATCTTGCCTTCTCCTCCACTTCCCCCTTCACAGATTCCTCCCTCTTGTTCTTCTGCCTGTacccctcctcctgcctgtaCACCTCCGCCAGCTCATACTCCACCTCCAGCCCAAACCTCTCTCTCaactccttcttcccctctcctgcttggtcTACCTTCTGTGCCCGTCTCCCCCCCAGTCACCAACCTCCCCTTGGGCTTGGGGCCTGAGACAGAACTATGTGCACAAGCATTGGCATCCACCGAGTCCCCAGAGCTGGCTGATATGGCCAGTTCCGAGACTTCCCCACTTACTCTTGTGCCCCCTAAGGATCTGTTGCCAGTTGCTGTTGAGATCCTGCCTATGTCAGAGAAGAACCTTTCTCTCGCCTCTTCTGCACCTAGCCCAACCCTGGAGGCTGACAGCGTCCCCAACGGTCAAGAGCAGGAAGTGCCAGAGCCTGCTGAGGGGACCATCCTCACAGTGCTGCCTGATGGTGAGGAGGTGCCCTCCTGTCTGAGTGAGAGCAATGGGCTGGAGCTCCCACCTTCAGCAGCATCTGATGAGCTACTTCAGGAGCCGTTGGAGGCTGACAAGAGCTCAGAAGAGCTGGTGGAGGCCCAGACCCCAACCTCCAGCCCAGAGAAGCCACAGGAACTTGTTCCAGCAGAGGTCACAGCCCCATCAACCTCATCTTCGGCCACCTCCTCACCTGAGAGTCCTTCACCTGCCCGGCCCCCTCGGCGTCGCACCAGTGCTGATGTAGAAATTAGGGGTCAGGGGGCTGGTCGGCCAGGGCAGCCTCCAGGCCCCAAAGTGCTTCGCAAGCTGCCGGGACGGCTAGTGACTGTGGTAGAGGAAAAGGAACTGGTGAGGCGACGGCGACAGCAGCGGGGAACTGCCAGCACCCTAGTGCCTGGGGTCTCTGAGACTGGTACCAGCCCGGGAAGCCCATCTGCCCGCAGCATGTCGGGGCCAGAATCCTCACCTCCCACCGGTGGGCCCTGTGAAGCTGCTCCCCCATCCACACTGCCCACCCCAACCCAGCAACCCTTCATAGCTCGCCGTCGCATTGAGCTGGGGGTAACTGGTGGGGGCAGCCCAGAGAACGGAGAAGGGGCACTTCTTGCCATCACCCCTCCTGCTGTGAAACGTCGGAGGGGGAGGCCCCCCAAGAAGAACAGGTCTCCAGCAGATGCTGGGCGAGGGGTGGATGAGGTACCTTCATCCACCTCTAAGGGAAAAACCAATGGGGCTGACCCAGTCCCTGGGGCTGAGACCCTTATTGTTGCGGAGCCTGTCCTGGGACCCCAGCCTAGTCCTGGGTCCCAGCCTCTTGGACCCCAGCCAATTCACAGACCCGAGCCCATCATCCTATCACCTGTGGAGAAAAGAAGGCGTGGGCGGCCCCCTAAGGCACGAGATTTGCCCATTCCTGGGACCATTTCCTCTCCAGGGGATGGCAACTTAGAGAGCCGGACACAGCCACTCCCGCTACCACCTCCCCTGCCACCACTCCCACCACTCCTAGCCTGTCCCACTGCTACTGTCGCCAACACTGTCACCAATCTCACCATTTCAACATCCCCACCCAAGCGGAAACGGGGTCGACCTCCCAAGAATCCACCATCACCTCGGCCCAGCCAGCTCCCTGTCTTGGACCGTGACAGCTCTTCTGTCCTCGAGAGCTGTGGATTGGGGAGGCGGCGGCAACCCCAGGGCCAGGGGGAGAGTGAGGGTAGTTCCTCTGATGAGGACGGAAGCCGCCCCCTCACCCGCCTGGCCCGCTTGCGGCTTGAAGCAGAGGGAATGCGGGGGCGAAAGAGTGAAGGGTCCATGGTGGTGGCTGTAATTCAGGATGACCTGGATTTAGCAGATAGTGGGCCAGGCGGGTTAGATTTGACACCTCCTGTGGTCTCGTTAGCTCCAAAACTGCGCTCTACCCGGCTGCGTCCAGGGTCTCTAGTTCCCCCACTAGAGACTGAGAAGGTGCCTCGCAAACGGGCAGGGGCCCCAGTTGGCGGGGGCCCTGGGCTGGCAAAGCGGGGCCGCCTACAGCCCCCGAGTCCCTTGGGACCTGAGGGTTCTGTAGAGGAGTCTGAGGCTGAAGCCTCAGgcgaggaagaggaaggggatggGACCCTACGTCGCCGGCCTGGCCCCCGTCGACTTGGTGGGGCCACCAACCAAGGGGACCAGCGTATCCTGCGCAGCAGTGCCCCCTCCCACCTGGCTGGCCCTACCGTTAGTCACAGAGGCCGCAAGGCCAAGACGTga